A single window of Ovis canadensis isolate MfBH-ARS-UI-01 breed Bighorn chromosome 15, ARS-UI_OviCan_v2, whole genome shotgun sequence DNA harbors:
- the IZUMO1R gene encoding sperm-egg fusion protein Juno: MGWWWRLLLGLWAVPPTCTGRELLNVCMNAKPHKPEPSPEAELYEECIPWKDNACCTASTTWEAHLDVSLLYNFSLVHCGLMMPDCQRHFLQAICFYQCSPNLGPWIQKVGRGGLGVDPRWQAERVLDAPLCLEDCERWWADCRTSHTCKSNWLGSWAWSRGKPRCPERAPCRPFPHYFPTPANLCERIWSGSFRASPERRGSGRCLQKWFEPARGNPNAEVARRFASPARSWARCPGLLALPLLLPLLS, from the exons ATGGGGTGGTGGTGGCGGCTCCTgttggggctgtgggcagtgCCCCCCACGTGTACTGGGCGCGAGCTGCTCAATGTCTGCATGAATGCCAAGCCCCACAAGCCAGAGCCCAGCCCGGAGGCTGAGCTCTATGAGGAG TGCATCCCCTGGAAGGACAACGCCTGCTGCACGGCCAGCACGACCTGGGAAGCACACTTGGATGTGTCTCTGCTCTACAACTTCAGCCTGGTTCACTGCGGACTAATGATGCCAGACTGCCAGAGGCACTTCCTCCAGGCCATCTGCTTCTACCAGTGCTCCCCCAACCTGGGGCCTTGGATCCAGAAGGTGGGAAgaggtgggctgggg GTGGACCCGCGCTGGCAGGCGGAGCGGGTTCTGGACGCGCCCCTGTGCCTGGAGGACTGTGAGCGCTGGTGGGCAGACTGCCGCACCTCCCACACCTGCAAGTCCAACTGGCTCGGCAGCTGGGCCTGGAGTCGGG GGAAGCCCCGCTGCCCGGAGCGGGCGCCCTGCCGCCCCTTCCCGCACTACTTCCCCACGCCCGCCAACTTGTGTGAGCGGATCTGGAGCGGCTCCTTCAGGGCGAGCCCGGAGCGCAGGGGCAGCGGGCGGTGTCTGCAGAAGTGGTTCGAGCCCGCCCGGGGCAACCCCAACGCGGAAGTGGCCCGCCGCTTCGCCAGCCCCGCACGCTCCTGGGCGCGCTGCCCCGGACTCCTGGCCTTGCCTCTGctcctgcctctcctctcctGA